The nucleotide sequence ATGTTGAAGGTAATACGCCTATAGATTATAATGTCTTTTTTGAAAAAGTAGGATTATCAATTGAAGAAGGAAGAATTAAAACAAATTTTATATTACAAGGAGGAAGGCCTATCGTTAGTGGTAGCCCAGACAAAGGTATATTTTTTGTCGAACAAGTTAATGATAATAGTTTCTGGAATGAACAAGGCGTAAAACCTAATGATGTTATTAAGCAAATTAATGGCACAGATGTTACATTGCAAAATGCAAATACTGTTCTTCAAGAAGTTTTTGGATGGCAAGTAGGGCAGGAAATTGAAGTAAAATTAGATAGAAATGGAGAAGAAATAATTATTAAAACAATTACTACACAACCTTATACAAAAGGAGAAGAGTTAAAAGAAAAAAATGATGCTACATCACAGCAAGTTACTTTAAGAAATGCTTGGTTAAAAGGATAGGTGGTTTTAAAAAAAAATAATGATTTAAAGTAAAAAATGCTGATCATAATTGATCAGCATTTTTTATATTTATTAATACTTTGCAGCTTTACCATTTGCAGAAGATTTTTTAATAAACTCTCTTAAATCATCATTAGCTTTAATTAAATCTTCATTTCGTAAATACATCATATGTCCACTGCGATAACCTTTAAATGTAAAACGATCTTTCATTTTTCCGCTAGGGTCAATTTGCCACATCGAGTATTTAGCACTAAAATAAGTAGTAGCGCCGTCATAGTACCCAGATTGTGTCATGACATGCAAATATGGGTTTTGAGCCATGGCTTGGCGTAGATTTTCTCTAGTATTATCGTTATCATTATTCCACGGACGTACCGGACCAAACATATTGTACTTTACATCTGTTTTAAACTTAAGATGTTCTTGTAAATAAACATTAATGGCAGGAGTAAAAGAGTGTAACCACGAAGTTAGTTCAGAATTATAATCTGGTGAATCTCCAGCCTCAGTTTTATCAATTCCCTTATATCTAGAATCTAAACGTCCAATAGTATGCCCAGAACGATCACGAAGTAAATCTTTCCAAAAAAATGAAGTAGGTACATCTAAGTTGTGTTGTAAAATTACTTTTTTCTTTAACCCTGAATAGTATGCCATTTTATCTGCTACGGCATTACGCTCATTATCCGAAATAAACCCACCTTTAGCTAATGCAGGAATTAGAGTGTTAATGGCAAAACTTTCGGCTTCAGGTAAAATTTCTAACAAATCTTTACTTTGTAGCTCAGGCGTTAACATTTTATGATGCCATGCAGCTGCAGTAAAGTAGGGCAAGCTAATTCCAGAAGAAACAGGTCCACCAACACGCAACACTTTATAATCTGCAGGAGAAACCATAATAACTCCATTTAAATACATCCATTGGCTATTTTGTAATTCTAAAGATAACCCCATAACACGAGTACCTCCATAACTTTCACCAATAATATATTTAGGAGATTCCCAGCGATTTTTTCTAGTCACAAAAGTGTTTATCCATTCTGCTAAGTATTTAATATCTTCATTAACTCCAAAAAAAGCTTCTTTTTTTGCCATCATACCTTTATCATCTTCAACCATTCTTGAATATCCAGTATTTACAGGATTTACAAATACGATGTCTGCAACATCTATGATGGAATTTGGATTATCTTTTACACCATAAGGTTGAATAGGATAACCCTCTTCATCAATTTTTAAAATTTTTGGGCCAGTATAAGCGACATGCATCCATACTGATGCAGATCCTGGACCTCCATTAAATGAAATTATTAGTGGGCGATTTTCTCTATTTTTAACATTAGTACGCTCGTAGTATGTGTAAAATAAAGATGCAGTAGCTTTGCCATGCTCGTCCCATACCGGTTGCATTCCAGCTGTAGCTGTATACGAAATATTGTTACCTTTAATAGTCGTAGTATGTGACGTTACTACCATTGTATCTATTGGTAATGGCCGTTGACTATAACTAATAAAAACTAATAGAAAAAAGAGAAGAGTAATTAATTTTTTCATACGAAAATATTTAATGATGTTAGTAGAGCACTAAAATAATATTTTGTAAGTAGACGAAAAATAAATATGATAATTATTACTTTAAAATCCTTCAAAAACACCTAAGCCAAAAAGCGCATAATCGTATTTTACAGGATCTGTAGGGTCTAATTCCCGTAATGCTATATCTAGTTCTAATAGCGCTTTTCCATCGTTTTGTTTTCGATTTAATAATCCTAACTTACGAGCTGTATTTCCAGAGTGGACATCTAAAGGGCATGATAAAAAAGAGGAGGGAATCTTATTCCAAATGCCAAAATCTACACCAATAGCATCATTACGTACCATCCAACGTAAAAACATATTTATTCGCTTTGCAGCAGAATTTTTTAAAGGATCACTAATATGTTTTTGTGTTCTTGGTAAATGTTCAATTTCAAAAAATATTTGTTTTAATCGATGAATTGCAAATTGTAGAGAATTGTTATCTGCATATTTTTTAAAAATAACCTCTAGGCCATTATATTTTTTATAAATACGTTCTAATCCTTTAACAAAAGTAATAAAGTCAATTCCATTAAAAGTGCGATGTACAAAAGCTTCTAAACCTGCTAAATCTGACTCTTGATGATTAATAATAAAATCATAGGGGGAATAATCCAATAATTGCATCATTCGTTTGCTATTATTAATAATACTTTTTCTATTACCCCAAGCAATTGTT is from Flavobacteriaceae bacterium and encodes:
- a CDS encoding carboxypeptidase, which translates into the protein MKKLITLLFFLLVFISYSQRPLPIDTMVVTSHTTTIKGNNISYTATAGMQPVWDEHGKATASLFYTYYERTNVKNRENRPLIISFNGGPGSASVWMHVAYTGPKILKIDEEGYPIQPYGVKDNPNSIIDVADIVFVNPVNTGYSRMVEDDKGMMAKKEAFFGVNEDIKYLAEWINTFVTRKNRWESPKYIIGESYGGTRVMGLSLELQNSQWMYLNGVIMVSPADYKVLRVGGPVSSGISLPYFTAAAWHHKMLTPELQSKDLLEILPEAESFAINTLIPALAKGGFISDNERNAVADKMAYYSGLKKKVILQHNLDVPTSFFWKDLLRDRSGHTIGRLDSRYKGIDKTEAGDSPDYNSELTSWLHSFTPAINVYLQEHLKFKTDVKYNMFGPVRPWNNDNDNTRENLRQAMAQNPYLHVMTQSGYYDGATTYFSAKYSMWQIDPSGKMKDRFTFKGYRSGHMMYLRNEDLIKANDDLREFIKKSSANGKAAKY
- a CDS encoding TIGR02757 family protein, translating into MKTLARTVKFTKVQLKEFLDKKVEEYNQPKFIESDPIQVPHQFDLKEDIEIAGFLTATIAWGNRKSIINNSKRMMQLLDYSPYDFIINHQESDLAGLEAFVHRTFNGIDFITFVKGLERIYKKYNGLEVIFKKYADNNSLQFAIHRLKQIFFEIEHLPRTQKHISDPLKNSAAKRINMFLRWMVRNDAIGVDFGIWNKIPSSFLSCPLDVHSGNTARKLGLLNRKQNDGKALLELDIALRELDPTDPVKYDYALFGLGVFEGF